One genomic region from Sphingobacterium multivorum encodes:
- a CDS encoding FecR family protein: protein MREEKAKQLLQKYLNGEATAAEIKQVEDWYAQLDNAAKKVPQERKAALREQLLANIQSSISEKGSKRPSRLYSPVFKIAAAILMIASIGLLYWKVNNQPITASAQIVTTTLAGEHKKIVLADGSEIILEPSSKISYPSKFKGNIREIALTEGEAFFDIAHDEKHPFQVQLASKLAVKVLGTSFRIKAYQASDQVEVTVATGKVVVEQNDKILGILTKNQSLRYDKETKQSSRNLVEKNTAVAIAFDGTPLKEVVKRLEYVYNIEIILKDTSLSPLKTTATFNSTQNPAEILDIICSLHHLKYSTIEKDKIFKVHK, encoded by the coding sequence ATGAGGGAAGAAAAAGCAAAGCAGTTACTGCAAAAATATTTAAATGGAGAGGCTACCGCCGCCGAGATTAAGCAAGTCGAAGATTGGTACGCCCAACTGGATAACGCTGCAAAAAAAGTTCCGCAGGAACGAAAAGCTGCACTGCGCGAACAATTATTGGCCAATATTCAGTCCAGTATTTCAGAAAAGGGAAGTAAACGACCTTCCCGGCTGTATTCACCTGTATTCAAAATAGCAGCCGCTATTTTAATGATTGCTTCCATAGGACTTCTTTATTGGAAAGTAAATAATCAACCTATCACAGCATCTGCGCAGATCGTCACAACAACTCTTGCAGGGGAACATAAAAAGATTGTCTTGGCAGATGGTTCGGAAATTATCCTCGAACCATCTTCAAAAATCAGCTATCCAAGTAAATTCAAGGGCAATATCCGTGAAATAGCACTTACTGAGGGGGAAGCCTTCTTTGACATTGCCCACGACGAGAAGCATCCATTTCAGGTACAGCTTGCATCGAAGCTAGCAGTTAAAGTATTAGGAACCTCTTTTCGGATAAAAGCTTATCAGGCTTCCGATCAAGTCGAAGTCACCGTCGCTACGGGTAAGGTTGTTGTGGAGCAAAATGATAAGATCCTCGGCATATTAACCAAAAACCAAAGTCTACGCTATGATAAAGAGACCAAACAATCATCGCGCAACCTAGTAGAAAAAAATACAGCCGTAGCCATTGCGTTTGATGGAACACCACTTAAGGAAGTGGTAAAAAGACTGGAATATGTCTACAACATCGAAATTATCTTAAAAGACACTTCACTTTCGCCTTTAAAAACAACAGCTACATTCAATAGCACACAAAATCCGGCAGAAATACTGGATATCATCTGCAGCCTACATCACCTCAAGTACAGTACGATTGAAAAGGATAAAATATTTAAAGTCCACAAATAA
- a CDS encoding RNA polymerase sigma-70 factor: MSELLIASLKRGDHFAMEQIFNLYWEAIFDAAFKKIGDENVAQDITQEIFISLWEHREQVIISGGLAAYLHGAVKFKVINHFRNTTVKDGHKAELATLMNQRYADSADDLLILKDAQQKVEEALMLLPERMRLVVTMSRKQEKSIKEIASELNVSVQTVKNQITSAMKLLKKSLS; this comes from the coding sequence GTGAGCGAATTATTGATAGCATCATTAAAGCGAGGTGACCACTTTGCCATGGAACAGATTTTTAATCTGTACTGGGAAGCCATATTTGATGCAGCTTTTAAGAAAATAGGCGACGAAAATGTGGCTCAGGACATTACCCAGGAAATCTTCATTTCGCTGTGGGAACACCGTGAGCAGGTCATCATATCTGGTGGTCTTGCAGCCTATCTACATGGGGCTGTCAAATTCAAAGTAATCAACCATTTTCGGAATACGACAGTTAAAGATGGACATAAAGCCGAACTAGCGACTTTAATGAACCAACGATATGCGGATTCAGCGGACGACCTACTAATCCTAAAAGACGCGCAGCAAAAAGTTGAAGAAGCTTTGATGCTGCTTCCCGAACGTATGCGACTGGTCGTCACCATGAGCCGAAAGCAAGAAAAGTCTATCAAGGAAATTGCGAGCGAGTTGAATGTCTCCGTACAAACTGTCAAGAATCAAATTACCTCGGCCATGAAACTGCTCAAAAAAAGCCTCTCTTAG
- a CDS encoding DKNYY domain-containing protein → MKNSLKMGLISALIGLLFSCKEQVSPLSEAYYKKSGAIYFIPGGNGFERGSRKTVADVASFSVIKDVYARDKDHLYFMGCPQQLVDVKTFQLKNRIPVDQRHVFKFEGFASATSDCSQNQLTIIDGADPATYTTLYDQLPALAKDKAHYFYKYQPLHVDYATFSVVNSNFVKDKNQLYVVTDKGILSIHYKTDKIEALNAAYTLLDGKKLLYYEPYQRIGLLEIDIPSSKEIKFLNEKTVIIDQLIVISGKKFGYPAVDAGSFELLEGSNGNATWSRDKNHVYYKQQIFSEADPKTFEVLKFAVAKDAKHIFIGNKIFNGPDVKSFKKVDKSRVSHDFEDDLGNRYWYQTNKGEVILVPVTKK, encoded by the coding sequence ATGAAAAATAGCTTAAAAATGGGACTAATAAGTGCTTTGATAGGTCTGCTCTTTTCCTGCAAAGAGCAAGTGAGTCCTTTGTCTGAAGCTTACTACAAAAAGAGCGGTGCAATTTATTTTATACCGGGCGGCAATGGTTTTGAAAGAGGGTCGAGAAAGACCGTTGCCGATGTAGCTAGTTTTTCAGTGATTAAAGATGTCTATGCCCGCGATAAAGATCACCTCTATTTCATGGGCTGCCCCCAACAACTCGTCGACGTAAAGACCTTTCAACTGAAAAACAGGATTCCTGTCGATCAACGACACGTATTCAAGTTTGAAGGTTTTGCTTCGGCTACTTCCGATTGCAGCCAAAACCAGCTCACCATTATTGATGGAGCCGATCCGGCAACTTATACGACGTTATATGATCAACTGCCGGCACTAGCTAAAGACAAAGCACATTACTTTTATAAGTATCAACCCCTTCACGTCGACTATGCGACTTTCAGCGTTGTCAACAGCAACTTTGTAAAAGATAAAAATCAGCTTTATGTTGTTACGGACAAAGGTATTCTTTCGATCCACTATAAAACAGATAAGATTGAGGCGCTCAATGCAGCATATACCCTACTGGATGGTAAAAAGTTGCTTTATTATGAACCTTATCAACGTATCGGTCTGTTGGAAATCGATATTCCTTCGTCAAAGGAAATCAAATTCCTTAATGAGAAAACAGTAATCATTGACCAATTGATAGTTATTTCGGGAAAGAAATTTGGATACCCTGCGGTCGATGCGGGCAGCTTTGAATTATTAGAAGGATCAAACGGAAACGCCACTTGGTCACGCGACAAAAATCATGTCTATTATAAGCAACAGATATTTTCAGAAGCAGATCCAAAGACTTTTGAGGTCCTCAAGTTTGCCGTTGCCAAGGATGCCAAACATATTTTCATTGGCAATAAAATATTCAACGGACCAGATGTAAAAAGTTTCAAAAAGGTGGATAAATCCCGGGTGAGCCATGATTTCGAAGATGACCTTGGCAACAGATACTGGTATCAAACCAATAAAGGGGAGGTTATTTTGGTTCCGGTTACTAAAAAGTAA